A window of the Scleropages formosus chromosome 5, fSclFor1.1, whole genome shotgun sequence genome harbors these coding sequences:
- the LOC108942150 gene encoding transcriptional regulator Myc-1-like codes for MPLSPGGVTSKNYDYDYDSIEPFLCFDNADEDFYRQRSLLQPPTPGEDIWKKLERLRTPPRSPSCRHSFRGACVCASPTERLETVSELLGDDAVNQSFICDADSSHSLLRSSVIQDCMWSGFSGRLALLHRGRKERSREVRAPRSCPADPCAACARRPLETPRCVATDTPPNSAGSGSDSGTWSCFVFIYVRLREQCRKYRRRFGCSHVILVHAEDEDEENDEIDVVTVEKRQVAASELSEVATHLRQSAPIPKRSNAPIHQHNYAAHPSSRCEQRAAKRLKLEKDCSGLGQISSSTKCVSPLTSAMEDSDKRRTHNVLERQRRNELKLSFFALRDEIPEVAHNEKASKVLILKKATEFIFSMKSHEERLVLVKEQLKRKGQRLKYRLEQLKKQI; via the exons ATGCCCCTCAGCCCTGGTGGTGTGACGAGTAAAAACTACGATTATGACTACGACTCCATTGAGCCCTTCTTGTGTTTTGACAACGCGGATGAGGACTTCTACCGGCAGCGCAGCCTGCTTCAGCCGCCAACTCCCGGCGAGGACATTTGGAAGAAACTGGAGCGTCTGCGCACGCCCCCTCGCTCCCCGAGTTGCCGACACTCCTTTCGcggcgcgtgcgtgtgcgcgtcgCCCACGGAGCGGCTCGAGACGGTCAGCGAGCTGCTGGGAGACGACGCGGTGAACCAGAGTTTCATCTGCGACGCGGACTCCTCGCACTCTTTGCTCAGGTCCTCCGTTATCCAGGACTGCATGTGGAGCGGCTTCTCCGGGAGACTCGCACTGCTGCACAGAGGCAGGAAAGAGCGCTCGCGGGAGGTCCGCGCGCCAAGGTCGTGCCCCGCAGACCCGTGTGCGGCGTGCGCGCGCCGGCCGCTCGAGACCCCCCGCTGCGTGGCCACGGACACTCCGCCGAACAGCGCAGGCAGCGGCAGTGACTCAGGCACGTGGAGCTGCTTCGTTTTCATTTACGTGCGTCTCAGAGAACAGTGCAGAAAGTACAGGAGGAGATTTGGATGCAGCCACGTGATTctagtaca TGCagaagatgaggatgaagaaAATGATGAAATTGATGTGGTGACCGTGGAGAAGAGGCAGGTGGCGGCATCTGAATTATCTGAAGTGGCCACACACCTTCGTCAAAGTGCTCCTATACCGAAGAGAAGCAACGCTCCCATTCACCAGCATAATTACGCAGCCCACCCATCTTCAAGGTGCGAGCAGCGTGCGGCCAAGCGGCTAAAGCTGGAGAAGGACTGCAGTGGGCTCGGTCaaatcagcagcagcacaaagtgTGTGAGTCCTCTGACCTCGGCCATGGAGGACAGCGACAAAAGGAGGACTCATAACGTGCTGGAGCGGCAGAGGAGGAATGAGCTCAAGCTGAGCTTCTTCGCTCTGCGGGATGAGATCCCAGAGGTGGCCCACAATGAGAAAGCCTCCAAGGTTTTGATACTCAAAAAAGCAACAGAATTTATATTCAGTATGAAATCGCATGAAGAAAGACTAGTTTTGGTGAAAGAACAGCTGAAGAGAAAAGGCCAGCGTTTAAAATACAGGCTGGAACAGCTGAAGAAGCAGATATAA